The Methanomassiliicoccus luminyensis B10 genome includes a window with the following:
- a CDS encoding RNA-guided pseudouridylation complex pseudouridine synthase subunit Cbf5, translating into MAKMLVRDKAPLELKAGKRPSERSIEELLDAGMIIMDKPQGPTSHQATAWVREILHTEKIGHGGTLDPKVSGVLPVATGRAVRALNLVLRSDKEYVCLMRLHRDRKEEDIRKVIASFVGRIYQTPPVRSAVKRQMRIRTIHSINVLEVRGRDVLFRVRCDAGTYIRTLCVDIGDALGVGASMEDLRRTRSGDMIEDRAVTLQDIKDAYVMWKEDGDDSWLRSMVLPFEVLFDPLPKVVLKDSAVDAVAHGADLAVVGVVQVDGSVQKETVVAMFTAKGEAVAVGTAKMAAEEMTRAKDGVAVSTDRVYMLPGTYPKMW; encoded by the coding sequence ATGGCTAAGATGCTCGTCCGCGACAAGGCGCCCCTGGAGCTGAAGGCGGGGAAGCGGCCTTCGGAAAGGAGCATCGAGGAGCTGCTCGACGCCGGCATGATCATCATGGACAAGCCCCAGGGGCCCACCTCGCACCAGGCCACCGCGTGGGTGCGGGAGATCCTGCACACCGAGAAGATCGGCCACGGAGGGACGCTGGACCCCAAGGTGTCCGGTGTGCTGCCCGTCGCTACCGGGCGCGCTGTTCGAGCCCTCAATCTCGTTCTCAGGTCCGACAAGGAGTACGTCTGCCTGATGCGGCTGCACCGCGACCGCAAGGAGGAGGATATCCGCAAGGTCATCGCCTCCTTCGTCGGGAGGATCTACCAGACCCCCCCGGTCCGCTCCGCCGTCAAAAGGCAGATGCGCATTCGGACCATCCACTCCATCAATGTGCTGGAGGTCCGGGGCCGGGACGTGCTGTTCCGGGTGCGCTGCGATGCCGGGACGTACATACGCACTCTGTGCGTGGACATCGGAGACGCTTTGGGGGTGGGGGCGAGCATGGAGGACCTGCGGAGGACGCGCTCCGGGGACATGATCGAGGACAGGGCCGTCACCCTGCAGGACATCAAGGACGCCTACGTGATGTGGAAAGAGGACGGCGACGACTCTTGGCTGCGCAGCATGGTCCTGCCCTTCGAGGTGCTGTTCGACCCGCTGCCGAAGGTCGTGCTCAAGGACAGCGCGGTGGACGCGGTAGCGCACGGCGCGGACCTCGCGGTGGTGGGCGTGGTACAGGTCGACGGCTCCGTGCAAAAGGAGACGGTGGTGGCGATGTTCACCGCCAAGGGGGAGGCCGTGGCGGTGGGCACCGCCAAGATGGCCGCCGAGGAGATGACCAGGGCCAAGGACGGGGTGGCCGTCTCCACCGACCGGGTGTACATGCTCCCCGGCACCTATCCGAAGATGTGGTGA
- the cmk gene encoding (d)CMP kinase, translating into MRITISGPPGSGKTTVCRMLGERLHLEVVISGNIFRQMAKDRGMSLGDFGRMCEEDPEVDRLLDDRMVEIARGSEGVILEGRLTAHMLTRNGIPALRVLLDADVDVRAARVAEREGGDPARRKQEILAREACEAKRYLSFYNIDIGDRAIYDLVIDTTRLSPEEVASGIVEAAEALDG; encoded by the coding sequence ATGAGAATAACCATCAGCGGCCCCCCCGGCTCCGGCAAGACCACCGTCTGCAGGATGCTGGGGGAACGCCTCCATCTGGAGGTCGTGATCTCCGGGAACATCTTCCGGCAGATGGCCAAGGACCGTGGCATGTCCCTCGGCGATTTCGGGAGGATGTGCGAGGAGGACCCCGAGGTGGACAGGCTTCTCGATGACCGGATGGTGGAGATCGCCCGGGGCAGCGAGGGCGTCATCCTGGAAGGGAGGCTTACCGCTCACATGCTCACCCGGAACGGCATCCCTGCGCTCCGGGTGCTCCTGGACGCAGACGTCGACGTCCGCGCCGCCAGGGTCGCCGAGCGCGAGGGCGGCGATCCTGCCCGGCGCAAGCAGGAGATCCTTGCCCGGGAGGCCTGCGAGGCCAAGCGGTACCTTTCATTCTACAATATCGATATCGGCGATCGCGCGATATATGACCTCGTCATCGACACTACCCGCCTGTCCCCGGAAGAGGTCGCTTCGGGCATAGTCGAGGCCGCGGAGGCGCTGGATGGCTAA
- a CDS encoding DUF106 domain-containing protein → MEGTTPLPARPAPDAKKQASTFVTIFVFIFAMFVMFDQGLRRWLGEIAGLALQPTVGLGGEYPVVTLFLAGIVMVGLTTIIRHFFTDYIGQAESQKIVSSFNKELRQARVENNKYKMKKLVEQQQNIMTKSMEMSTTQMKLMPLTMIVIIPVFAWLDVFIHGFNPAAIVHLPWAFSVSLTASTVLPHWILLYSLISIPFSQVLMRALRYFEFRKRLNEIKAESA, encoded by the coding sequence ATGGAAGGAACTACTCCGTTGCCGGCAAGGCCGGCCCCTGATGCAAAGAAGCAGGCCAGCACGTTCGTGACGATATTCGTCTTCATATTCGCCATGTTCGTGATGTTCGACCAGGGCCTCCGCCGCTGGCTCGGCGAGATCGCCGGGCTGGCCCTCCAGCCCACCGTGGGCCTGGGCGGCGAGTATCCCGTGGTCACGCTGTTCCTCGCGGGCATCGTGATGGTCGGGCTGACCACCATCATCCGTCACTTCTTCACCGATTACATCGGGCAGGCCGAGAGCCAGAAGATAGTGTCCTCCTTCAACAAGGAGCTGCGCCAGGCCCGGGTGGAGAACAACAAGTACAAGATGAAGAAGCTGGTCGAGCAGCAGCAGAACATCATGACCAAGTCCATGGAAATGTCCACCACCCAGATGAAGCTGATGCCGCTGACCATGATCGTCATCATTCCCGTGTTCGCCTGGCTTGATGTGTTCATACACGGCTTCAATCCGGCCGCCATAGTGCATCTGCCGTGGGCCTTCTCGGTGTCGCTGACCGCGTCGACGGTGCTCCCGCACTGGATCTTGCTGTACTCGCTCATCAGCATACCCTTCAGCCAGGTGCTCATGCGCGCCCTCCGCTACTTCGAGTTCAGGAAGAGGCTGAACGAGATCAAGGCGGAAAGCGCATGA
- the secY gene encoding preprotein translocase subunit SecY — translation MADEHKSMLYKLKPLTERLPAVKRPEGHVHFRTKIMWVILMLVFYFVMTNVYLYGLDQESVVDLFGPYRAILAGAQGSLMHLGIGPIVTASIIMQLFVGAKIIKLDLTNDEDKAVYQGTQKFLVLVMILIEAVPQVFGYLVPSGAFVSNLNGLVGDSGMINGTSLAQAVLILQLFIGSYLVFLMDEVVSKWGVGSGISLFIAAGVAQALFTGTLNWYPADASSATSLDNPPVGTIPKTFYFLFNMSAASLASGGYEQILLSPPNPMVALIGTIAIFLFVAYIESARIELPLSHGTARGARGRYPIKLLYASNIPVILMAAVLANVAMFSLLLYTNPTLSQIPLIGGNPMLGSFSAGSSTPTGGLAWYLSTPQGLSSWLLPMLDPVTYSSYVFGHSSLQILAKVLIYFTVMVLGSVVFAKFWIMTTNMGPEAVARQIESSGLQIPGFRRDPRVLKRVLERYIPVVTVISGALVGALAAGADLIGTVGNASGTGVLLAVGILIQFYEALGREQMMEMHPMLRGFFGGD, via the coding sequence ATGGCCGACGAACACAAGAGCATGCTGTACAAGTTGAAACCTCTGACGGAGAGGCTCCCCGCGGTCAAGCGTCCGGAAGGGCACGTGCACTTCCGGACCAAGATCATGTGGGTCATCCTGATGCTGGTCTTCTACTTCGTGATGACCAACGTATACCTCTACGGGCTGGACCAGGAAAGTGTCGTTGACCTATTCGGTCCGTACCGTGCTATCCTGGCTGGGGCTCAGGGCTCCCTAATGCATCTGGGCATCGGGCCGATAGTCACGGCGTCGATCATCATGCAGCTGTTCGTCGGCGCGAAGATCATCAAGCTGGACCTCACCAACGATGAGGACAAGGCCGTGTACCAGGGAACCCAGAAGTTCCTGGTGCTGGTCATGATCCTGATCGAGGCCGTGCCTCAGGTGTTCGGCTACCTGGTGCCCTCGGGCGCCTTCGTGAGCAACCTGAACGGCCTGGTGGGCGACTCGGGGATGATCAATGGAACGAGCCTTGCACAGGCGGTGCTGATACTGCAGCTGTTCATCGGCTCGTACCTGGTGTTCCTGATGGACGAAGTGGTGTCCAAATGGGGGGTGGGCAGCGGCATATCGCTGTTCATCGCCGCCGGCGTAGCTCAGGCCCTCTTCACTGGTACCCTGAACTGGTACCCCGCGGACGCCAGCTCCGCGACCAGCCTGGACAATCCGCCGGTGGGTACCATCCCCAAAACCTTCTATTTCCTGTTCAACATGTCAGCGGCGTCGCTGGCCAGCGGAGGCTATGAGCAGATATTGCTCAGTCCGCCCAACCCCATGGTCGCGCTCATCGGGACGATAGCGATCTTCCTGTTCGTGGCGTACATAGAGTCGGCAAGGATCGAGTTGCCGCTGTCGCACGGTACGGCCAGGGGAGCGAGGGGACGCTACCCCATCAAGTTGCTGTACGCTTCCAACATCCCGGTCATCCTGATGGCCGCGGTGCTGGCGAACGTGGCGATGTTCTCGCTGCTGCTGTACACCAACCCCACCCTGTCGCAGATACCGCTCATCGGAGGGAACCCCATGCTCGGTTCCTTCTCGGCGGGGTCCTCGACCCCCACGGGAGGACTGGCATGGTATCTTTCCACGCCGCAGGGGCTTTCGAGCTGGCTGTTGCCAATGCTCGATCCCGTCACGTACTCATCGTACGTGTTCGGCCATAGCTCCCTGCAGATCTTGGCAAAAGTATTGATCTACTTCACGGTGATGGTGCTGGGCTCGGTGGTCTTCGCCAAGTTCTGGATAATGACCACCAACATGGGGCCGGAAGCGGTGGCTCGCCAGATCGAGTCCTCCGGCCTGCAGATCCCCGGGTTCAGGCGCGACCCCAGGGTGCTGAAGAGAGTGTTGGAGAGGTACATCCCCGTGGTCACGGTGATATCCGGTGCGCTGGTGGGCGCCCTCGCCGCCGGCGCCGACCTCATAGGTACGGTCGGGAACGCGTCCGGTACCGGTGTCCTGCTGGCAGTGGGCATACTGATCCAGTTCTATGAGGCGCTGGGCCGTGAGCAGATGATGGAGATGCACCCCATGCTGAGGGGCTTCTTCGGAGGTGACTGA
- a CDS encoding uL15m family ribosomal protein gives MVSRTNKFRGSRTHGRGKKSGRGAGKMGGHGNAGLHKHKTISVLKYDPMHFGRHGFKRPQKVVSAKITLNVGDLDERMEDLMKQGFAVKQEGKIKINLANMGVDKLLGFGKVANPFDIVVAETSARAKEKLEAAGGSVTQP, from the coding sequence ATGGTAAGCAGAACTAACAAGTTCAGAGGCTCCCGGACGCACGGACGCGGCAAGAAGAGCGGTAGAGGCGCCGGCAAGATGGGAGGCCACGGCAACGCCGGTCTCCACAAGCATAAGACCATCAGCGTGCTCAAGTACGACCCCATGCACTTCGGCCGTCACGGCTTCAAGCGCCCCCAGAAGGTCGTCTCCGCCAAGATAACTCTTAACGTAGGGGATCTGGACGAGAGAATGGAGGACCTCATGAAGCAAGGGTTCGCCGTGAAGCAAGAGGGTAAAATAAAAATCAACCTAGCCAATATGGGCGTCGACAAACTCCTTGGATTCGGAAAGGTAGCAAACCCCTTCGATATAGTGGTCGCCGAGACCTCTGCCCGGGCCAAAGAAAAGCTCGAGGCGGCAGGGGGCTCGGTGACCCAGCCGTAA
- a CDS encoding 50S ribosomal protein L30, whose protein sequence is MAFAVIRVRGHRKINKDIEDTMCMLRLTRVNHCVVIPENDVMKGMLQKAKDFITWGEVSDETLAKMIRTRGRLMGDKPIDDAYVGANSSYPSVDAFAQSVVKDEVKYSELKDVKPLFRLHPPKQGYEAVKKDLKTHGSLGYRGERINALIDKML, encoded by the coding sequence ATGGCATTCGCGGTAATCAGGGTTCGCGGACACAGGAAGATCAACAAGGACATCGAGGACACCATGTGCATGCTCCGCCTCACCCGCGTGAACCACTGCGTGGTGATACCTGAGAACGATGTCATGAAAGGCATGCTCCAGAAGGCCAAGGACTTCATCACCTGGGGAGAGGTTTCGGACGAGACCCTCGCCAAGATGATTAGGACCCGCGGCCGCCTCATGGGGGACAAGCCCATCGACGACGCGTACGTGGGAGCGAACTCCTCGTACCCTTCGGTGGACGCGTTCGCCCAGAGCGTGGTGAAGGATGAGGTGAAGTACTCCGAGCTGAAGGACGTGAAGCCGCTGTTCCGGCTGCACCCCCCAAAGCAGGGGTACGAGGCCGTGAAGAAGGACCTCAAGACCCACGGGTCCCTGGGGTACCGGGGCGAGAGGATAAACGCCCTCATCGACAAGATGCTGTGA
- a CDS encoding 30S ribosomal protein S5, which yields MAEWVPKTRLGKMVLSGEVTTMSQALATKLPLREPEIVDILLPELKDEVIDLNMVQRMTDSGRRVRFAVTCAVGNGDGFVGLGRAKGKEVGPTIRKAIDNAKLEMIEIKRGCGSWECGCGQAHSLPMAVVGKCGSVEVTLRPAPRGIGLAIGDVAKSIVSLAGVKDSWGFARGHTKTTVNYALATFDALKRTSELRVTEEQEKRLRIISGPTRVHVAGAPVEGDAEALKEA from the coding sequence ATGGCAGAATGGGTTCCGAAAACTAGGCTGGGCAAGATGGTCCTGAGCGGTGAGGTCACCACCATGAGCCAGGCCCTGGCCACCAAGCTCCCCCTGAGGGAGCCCGAGATAGTCGACATCCTCCTCCCCGAGCTGAAGGACGAGGTCATCGACCTCAACATGGTCCAGAGGATGACCGACTCCGGCCGCAGGGTGCGCTTTGCGGTCACCTGCGCGGTCGGCAACGGCGACGGGTTCGTCGGCCTCGGCCGCGCCAAGGGAAAGGAGGTCGGCCCGACCATACGCAAGGCGATCGACAATGCCAAGCTGGAAATGATCGAGATCAAGAGGGGTTGCGGCTCCTGGGAATGCGGGTGCGGTCAAGCTCACTCGCTCCCCATGGCTGTGGTGGGCAAGTGCGGGTCCGTGGAAGTGACCCTCCGACCAGCCCCCCGCGGCATCGGGCTGGCCATCGGCGACGTTGCCAAGAGCATCGTCAGCCTGGCCGGGGTCAAGGACTCCTGGGGCTTCGCCCGCGGGCACACCAAGACCACCGTCAACTACGCCCTGGCCACCTTCGACGCCCTCAAGCGCACCTCTGAGCTGAGAGTAACGGAGGAGCAGGAGAAGCGCCTCAGGATCATCAGTGGTCCCACCAGGGTCCACGTTGCCGGCGCGCCCGTGGAGGGCGACGCCGAAGCGCTGAAGGAAGCGTGA
- a CDS encoding 50S ribosomal protein L18 yields MATGPRYRVPFRRRREGRTDYRYRQRLLRSRVPRAVVRLSLKNANVQFIAYDEKGDQILAAATSKELPELGWTAATGNLPAAYLTGYLAGKRAAKSGVEEAVLDIGQKVPAKGSNVFAALKGMLDAGIEIPHGEDVIPAEARLKGQHIDGNIEKMIEDVKSRMEAE; encoded by the coding sequence ATGGCAACGGGACCAAGGTACAGAGTACCCTTCCGCAGGAGAAGGGAGGGAAGGACCGACTACAGATACAGGCAGCGCCTGCTCCGCTCTCGGGTCCCGAGGGCGGTAGTGCGCCTGTCGCTCAAGAACGCGAACGTCCAGTTCATCGCCTACGACGAGAAGGGCGACCAGATCCTGGCCGCGGCCACCTCCAAGGAGCTCCCCGAGCTCGGATGGACCGCCGCGACCGGGAACCTGCCCGCCGCCTACCTCACCGGCTACTTGGCCGGCAAGAGGGCCGCCAAGAGCGGGGTCGAGGAAGCGGTGCTGGATATAGGCCAGAAGGTGCCGGCGAAGGGCTCCAATGTCTTCGCCGCCCTGAAGGGCATGCTCGATGCGGGCATTGAGATACCCCACGGCGAGGATGTCATCCCTGCCGAGGCCAGGCTCAAGGGCCAGCACATCGACGGGAATATCGAGAAGATGATTGAGGACGTCAAGAGCCGGATGGAGGCTGAGTAA
- a CDS encoding 50S ribosomal protein L19e, with the protein MKMDLKNQKRMAAEILGCGQNRVWIDPNRIEDLADAITRADIRTAIESGTIRAAPKQGISRGRTRHNLAQRRKGRQRGPGSRKGRAGARSPTKRDWIQTIRPIRSELRELRDSGKISKTVYREFYMKAKGGVFKNRAHLVSHLKADGHLQEGQ; encoded by the coding sequence ATGAAAATGGACCTTAAGAACCAGAAGCGTATGGCGGCCGAGATCCTGGGATGCGGTCAGAACCGCGTGTGGATCGACCCCAACCGGATCGAGGACCTCGCCGACGCCATCACCAGGGCGGACATCCGCACAGCTATAGAGTCCGGCACCATAAGGGCGGCGCCCAAGCAGGGCATCTCTCGCGGCCGGACCAGGCACAACCTCGCCCAGCGCAGGAAGGGAAGGCAGCGCGGGCCCGGCAGCAGGAAGGGAAGGGCCGGCGCCAGGTCCCCCACCAAGAGGGACTGGATCCAGACCATACGCCCCATCCGCTCCGAGCTGCGGGAGCTGCGCGACTCCGGCAAGATCTCCAAGACGGTCTACCGGGAGTTCTACATGAAGGCCAAGGGCGGCGTGTTCAAGAACCGCGCCCACCTGGTCTCGCACCTCAAGGCCGACGGGCACCTGCAGGAGGGACAGTAA
- a CDS encoding 50S ribosomal protein L32e yields the protein MSKAKKEQIDQLEDLPNYKAEFTAQLKDMGIESLPQLKAALADRSQSKKIQEELSGVGPKTVSTWKSLLKDTGETAIVPAEGKKLAKAKKEKAEVEIVEPAAEVVEEGGYVVKKKPELDADTKKLLALRYDMSHDRIAFLRQEWFRFPRLGEKWRRPRGMHSKMRRHVQYRPNVVSIGYRGPKQVRGLHPSGFQEVMVFNADQLDSVDPKVQAVRIGSSVGFKKRQVIEKKADELGIRVLNRTG from the coding sequence ATGAGCAAGGCCAAGAAGGAACAGATCGACCAGCTGGAGGACCTTCCCAACTACAAGGCGGAGTTCACCGCCCAGCTCAAGGACATGGGCATCGAGTCCCTGCCCCAGCTGAAAGCGGCTCTCGCCGACAGGTCCCAATCCAAGAAGATCCAGGAGGAACTCAGCGGCGTCGGGCCGAAGACCGTCTCCACCTGGAAGTCCCTTCTGAAGGACACCGGGGAGACGGCCATCGTCCCCGCCGAGGGGAAGAAGCTGGCCAAGGCCAAGAAGGAGAAGGCCGAGGTCGAGATAGTGGAGCCTGCGGCCGAGGTCGTGGAAGAGGGCGGCTACGTGGTGAAGAAGAAGCCCGAGCTGGATGCCGATACCAAGAAGCTCCTGGCCCTCAGGTACGACATGAGCCATGACCGCATCGCCTTCCTCAGGCAGGAGTGGTTCCGCTTCCCCCGCCTGGGCGAGAAGTGGAGGCGCCCCCGCGGCATGCACAGCAAGATGCGCCGCCACGTTCAGTACAGGCCGAACGTCGTGAGCATCGGATATCGCGGACCGAAGCAGGTCCGCGGGCTGCACCCCTCCGGGTTCCAGGAGGTCATGGTGTTCAACGCCGACCAGCTCGACTCCGTGGACCCCAAGGTGCAGGCCGTCAGGATCGGCAGCAGCGTCGGGTTCAAGAAGAGGCAGGTCATCGAGAAGAAGGCCGACGAGCTGGGCATTCGTGTCTTGAACAGGACGGGATGA
- a CDS encoding 50S ribosomal protein L6 — protein sequence MTLSGLIEEKVAIPEKVTVTVEGSKVTVKGPKGTLVRDFYNPKTKVSKDGDHVVVSCELPRVKDKAMVGTFAAHINNMIEGVTVGFEYEMKIVYSHFPMKTAVKGDKFLIENFLGERAPRVAKIMGDTKIQVKGNEVSLTGIDIEAVSQTAANIERATHIWGYDPRVFQDGIYITTKAKKVSQ from the coding sequence ATGACACTTAGCGGACTGATCGAAGAGAAGGTGGCCATACCCGAGAAGGTCACAGTCACCGTCGAAGGCAGCAAGGTCACCGTCAAAGGCCCCAAGGGTACCCTGGTCAGGGACTTCTACAATCCCAAGACCAAGGTGTCCAAGGACGGCGACCACGTGGTGGTGAGCTGCGAGCTCCCCCGCGTGAAGGACAAGGCCATGGTAGGCACCTTCGCTGCGCACATCAATAACATGATAGAGGGCGTGACCGTGGGGTTCGAGTACGAGATGAAGATCGTCTACTCCCACTTCCCCATGAAGACCGCCGTGAAGGGAGACAAGTTCCTCATCGAGAACTTCCTCGGTGAGAGGGCCCCCCGCGTGGCCAAGATCATGGGCGACACCAAGATCCAGGTGAAGGGCAATGAGGTGTCCCTCACCGGCATCGACATCGAGGCCGTGAGCCAGACCGCCGCCAACATCGAGAGGGCGACCCACATCTGGGGATACGATCCCAGGGTGTTCCAGGACGGCATATACATCACCACCAAAGCCAAGAAGGTGAGCCAATGA
- a CDS encoding 30S ribosomal protein S8, whose amino-acid sequence MQSDPLNDAMSTIKNAASVGKNECMIRPSSKLIGRVLKVMQEYGYINQFEFVEDGKAGVFKVRIQGKINDCGVIKPRYSVQKNDLEKFESRYLPAQDFGVLILTTTEGVVSHAKAKELGVGGKLLAYVY is encoded by the coding sequence ATGCAGAGCGACCCACTTAACGACGCCATGTCGACCATCAAGAACGCGGCCTCAGTCGGCAAGAACGAATGCATGATCCGCCCGTCCTCGAAGCTCATCGGACGCGTGCTCAAGGTCATGCAGGAATACGGCTACATCAACCAGTTCGAGTTCGTCGAGGACGGAAAGGCCGGCGTGTTCAAGGTAAGGATACAGGGCAAGATAAACGATTGCGGCGTGATAAAGCCGAGATACTCGGTTCAGAAGAATGATCTGGAGAAGTTCGAATCCAGATACCTACCCGCTCAGGACTTCGGAGTGCTCATACTGACGACCACCGAGGGCGTCGTGAGCCATGCCAAGGCCAAGGAGCTTGGGGTGGGCGGAAAGCTTCTGGCCTACGTGTACTGA
- a CDS encoding 30S ribosomal protein S14: MKTKKEFGRKKGCLRCGRKRGIVRRYGMHVCRQCFREIAPEIGFKKYS, from the coding sequence GTGAAGACAAAGAAGGAGTTCGGAAGGAAGAAGGGCTGCCTGCGCTGCGGAAGGAAGCGGGGGATCGTGCGCCGCTATGGCATGCACGTCTGCCGGCAGTGCTTCCGTGAGATCGCACCAGAGATAGGATTCAAGAAGTACAGCTGA
- a CDS encoding 50S ribosomal protein L5 produces MSDIMRAPRIEKVVINIGVGEAGERLNKAQKVLSMVAKQKPVITTAKVTNRDLGVRHGMPIGCKVTLRGETAEGFLRKALAIRDNRVASYSFDPQGNLSFGISDYTDFEGMKYDPEIGIFGMDVNVVFKRPGYRVAKRRIMAKTVPKEHRMTRAEAIGFMKERYNVEVVE; encoded by the coding sequence ATGAGCGACATCATGCGGGCACCCCGCATCGAGAAGGTCGTCATCAACATCGGCGTCGGCGAGGCCGGCGAGCGCCTGAACAAGGCCCAGAAGGTCTTGAGCATGGTGGCGAAGCAGAAGCCTGTCATCACCACCGCCAAGGTCACCAACAGGGACCTGGGGGTCAGGCATGGCATGCCGATCGGCTGCAAGGTCACCCTGAGGGGCGAGACCGCCGAGGGGTTCCTCAGGAAGGCCCTGGCGATCCGCGATAACAGGGTAGCTTCCTACTCCTTCGACCCGCAGGGCAACCTGTCCTTCGGGATCTCCGACTACACTGACTTCGAGGGCATGAAGTACGACCCCGAGATCGGCATATTCGGCATGGATGTCAACGTGGTCTTCAAGAGGCCCGGTTACAGAGTGGCCAAGAGACGCATCATGGCCAAGACCGTCCCTAAGGAGCACCGCATGACCAGGGCTGAGGCCATCGGCTTCATGAAGGAGCGCTACAACGTCGAGGTGGTCGAGTGA
- a CDS encoding 30S ribosomal protein S4e has translation MSNEMKRLTAPRSWPVKRKTSAWITKPSPGAHAIEESIPVNVVLRDLLHLCQTAQEVRQMLHDKLVLVDGKVATNLKQGLGLMDVLSLPKIDTHYRVVMDRRGKLQLVQVPGAKASWKLCRIEDKTTVPGGKTQLNLHDGRNILVEKDGYKTGDVLKIEVPSQKILDVYRLDKGSMALITSGSHVGETATVDEYTVTRLSADNLVKFTNGTSTIKSNVFVVGAKGSEVELPEEAAI, from the coding sequence ATGAGCAACGAAATGAAGAGACTGACCGCGCCCCGCAGCTGGCCGGTCAAGAGGAAGACCTCGGCCTGGATCACCAAGCCCTCCCCCGGCGCTCACGCCATCGAGGAGAGCATCCCGGTCAACGTGGTGCTTCGCGACCTGCTGCACCTGTGCCAGACGGCCCAGGAGGTCAGGCAGATGCTGCACGACAAGCTGGTACTGGTGGACGGCAAGGTCGCCACCAACCTGAAGCAGGGCCTCGGCCTCATGGACGTGCTGTCCCTGCCCAAGATCGACACCCACTACCGCGTGGTCATGGACCGGAGGGGCAAGCTCCAGCTGGTCCAGGTCCCCGGGGCCAAGGCCTCCTGGAAGCTGTGCCGGATCGAGGACAAGACCACCGTGCCCGGCGGCAAGACCCAGCTCAACCTCCACGACGGCAGGAACATCCTGGTGGAGAAGGACGGGTACAAGACCGGGGACGTGCTCAAGATCGAGGTCCCTTCCCAGAAGATACTGGACGTTTACAGGCTGGACAAGGGCAGCATGGCCCTGATCACCTCCGGTTCCCACGTGGGCGAGACCGCCACGGTCGACGAGTACACCGTGACCCGCCTCTCCGCCGACAACCTGGTGAAGTTCACCAACGGCACCTCCACCATCAAGAGCAATGTGTTCGTCGTCGGTGCCAAGGGCTCCGAGGTCGAGCTGCCCGAGGAGGCTGCCATATGA
- the rplX gene encoding 50S ribosomal protein L24 encodes MVESKKARKQRKAFYNAPVHVRRKMVASHLSDDLRKEYKVRSTQVIKGDTVKVMRGDEDINGVEGRVTEVITKTGRVVVEGVTTAKADGTQVARPVHASKVMIMKLDLSDGKRKDKLTKAKEVSQ; translated from the coding sequence ATGGTAGAGAGCAAGAAAGCAAGGAAGCAGAGAAAGGCCTTCTACAACGCTCCCGTCCACGTCCGGAGGAAGATGGTGGCCTCCCACTTGAGCGACGACCTGCGCAAGGAGTACAAGGTGCGGTCCACTCAGGTCATAAAGGGGGACACCGTGAAGGTCATGCGCGGTGACGAGGACATCAACGGTGTCGAAGGCAGGGTCACCGAGGTCATCACCAAGACCGGTAGGGTCGTGGTCGAGGGCGTCACCACCGCCAAGGCGGACGGGACCCAGGTGGCCAGACCCGTGCACGCGTCCAAGGTCATGATAATGAAGCTGGACCTTTCCGACGGCAAGCGGAAGGATAAGCTCACCAAGGCCAAGGAGGTTTCACAATGA
- a CDS encoding 50S ribosomal protein L14 yields the protein MKGVAGRQTRGVHTGTVLNVIDNTGAKTIAIITVPGYHGTNRRYPSAGVGDIVIASVKKGTPEMRRQVVYAIVVRQRRPFRRADGVMVSFEDNAAVITTEEGETKGTDIKGPVAREAAERWPRIAATASTII from the coding sequence ATGAAGGGAGTCGCTGGCAGACAGACGCGCGGTGTCCACACGGGGACCGTGCTCAACGTTATCGACAACACGGGAGCCAAGACGATCGCGATCATCACCGTGCCCGGGTACCACGGCACCAACCGCCGGTACCCCAGCGCCGGTGTTGGGGACATAGTGATCGCGTCCGTGAAAAAGGGCACCCCGGAGATGAGGCGGCAGGTCGTTTACGCGATCGTGGTCCGCCAGCGCAGGCCGTTCAGGCGCGCTGACGGGGTCATGGTCTCTTTCGAGGACAACGCCGCGGTGATCACCACCGAAGAGGGCGAGACCAAGGGGACGGACATAAAGGGACCTGTGGCGAGGGAAGCGGCGGAGAGGTGGCCCCGCATAGCGGCGACCGCCTCGACGATCATCTGA